A stretch of the Planktothricoides raciborskii GIHE-MW2 genome encodes the following:
- a CDS encoding DUF3887 domain-containing protein, translated as MMKTSISLCLFGSLVFGTAIPAYAQAYSDVAYPEILAQSQTSEAIAQELIRLMAEGDFETAATKYDAEQKVTAENLEAEWSKFIQQNGDFKQQVEIRENLGNAVVITCEFEKQTIDLIVVLNEANEVISLNLPEN; from the coding sequence ATGATGAAAACATCGATTTCTTTGTGTTTGTTCGGTTCCTTGGTTTTTGGCACCGCTATTCCGGCTTATGCCCAAGCTTATTCCGATGTAGCCTATCCTGAAATCCTGGCTCAGTCACAGACCTCAGAGGCGATCGCGCAGGAGTTGATTAGGCTAATGGCTGAGGGCGACTTTGAAACAGCAGCAACGAAATATGATGCTGAACAAAAGGTGACTGCGGAGAATCTTGAGGCCGAGTGGAGCAAGTTTATTCAGCAAAATGGCGACTTTAAGCAGCAGGTTGAGATTCGCGAGAATCTGGGCAATGCGGTTGTGATTACCTGCGAATTTGAAAAGCAAACGATTGACTTGATCGTTGTTCTGAATGAGGCTAATGAAGTGATTAGCTTGAATCTGCCAGAAAATTAG